From a single Nothobranchius furzeri strain GRZ-AD chromosome 7, NfurGRZ-RIMD1, whole genome shotgun sequence genomic region:
- the LOC107374137 gene encoding phosphatidylinositol 3,4,5-trisphosphate 5-phosphatase 1: protein MAAALPACYHGAMTKQECEDLLGKKNNDGAYLIRDSESIKGALCLCVYKKKVVYTYRILQAHNGNYTLLTAGGVQETYFKTLDDLIRNYKRKHQGLAIHLHHSVKRKTSLLIQMAERPETPQNVRRTPGGTSGGSAGGTSGGSAGGTSGGSAGGTSGGSAGGTSGGSAGGTSGGSAGGTSRGSAGGTSGGSAGGTSGGSAGGTSRGSARGTSGGSAGRTVCNRFTRRPAPLPVEEEEPDYANSPSSVYEEVLPD from the exons ATGGCAGCAGCTCTGCCGGCGTGCTACCATGGTGCCATGACCAAGCAGGAGTGCGAGGACCTGCTGGGGAAGAAGAACAACGATGGGGCGTATCTGATCCGAGACAGCGAGAGCATCAAGGGAGCCTTGTGTCTCTGTGTCTA CAAAAAGAAGGTGGTTTATACCTACAGGATACTTCAGGCTCACAACGGGAACTACACACtgctg ACGGCTGGAGGTGTGCAGGAGACGTATTTTAAGACTTTGGATGATTTAATCCGTAATTATAAGAGGAAGCACCAGGGCCTCGCCATCCACCTGCATCACTCTGTCAAAAGGAAGACGTCACTGTTAATCCAAATGGCAGAAAGGCCAGAAACACCTCAGAATGTACGTAGAACACCTGGAGGAACATCTGGAGGATCAGCTGGAGGAACATCTGGAGGATCAGCTGGAGGAACATCTGGAGGATCAGCCGGAGGAACATCTGGAGGATCAGCCGGAGGAACATCTGGAGGATCAGCTGGAGGAACATCTGGAGGATCAGCTGGAGGAACATCTAGAGGATCAGCCGGAGGAACATCTGGAGGATCAGCCGGAGGAACATCTGGAGGATCAGCTGGCGGAACATCTAGAGGATCAGCCAGAGGAACATCTGGAGGATCAGCTGGAAGAACAGTTTGCAACAGATTTACCAGAAGACCTGCCCCTTTgcctgtagaagaagaagagccgGACTACGCGA ACAGTCCTTCTTCTGTGTACGAGGAGGTTCTTCCTGATTAA
- the LOC139070736 gene encoding serine/threonine-protein kinase fray2-like — protein MLHHPGAEEHGRNKNTDRTRTRTEQEHGQNKNTDMNKNTDMNKNTDRTRTRTEQEHGRNKNTDRTRTRTEQEHGQNKNTDMNKNTDMNKNTDRTRTRTRTRTRTRTRTEQEHRQNKNTDRTRTRTEQEHGQEQEHGRNKNTDGTRTRTEQEQGQNKNTDRTRTRT, from the coding sequence ATGTTACATCATCCTGGAGCTGAAGAACACGGACGGAACAAGAACACGGAcagaacaagaacacggacagaacaagaacacggacagaacaagaacacggacatgaacaagaacacggacatgaacaagaacacggacagaacaagaacacggacggaacaagaacacggacggaacaagaacacggacagaacaagaacacggacagaacaagaacacggacagaacaagaacacggacatgaacaagaacacggacatgaacaagaacacggacagaacaagaacacggacaagaacaagaacacggacaagaacacggacagaacaagaacacagacagaacaagaacacggacagaacaagaacacggacagaacaagaacacggacaagaacaagaacacggacggaacaagaacacggacggaacaagaacacggacagaacaagaacaaggacagaacaagaacacggacagaacaagaacacggacatga